A region from the Candidatus Thiopontia autotrophica genome encodes:
- the rsxD gene encoding electron transport complex subunit RsxD codes for MVQTMARVNNTTSREMGTVIFALIPGIFALYWIFGPGVLIHSAITVITAIIAESLILLTRGRSPMSGVSDLSAILTALLLAAALPPLLPWWMAVLGTLFAIILAKQLYGGLGQNPFNPAMVGYVILLISFPVEMTSWLPPAGLDGATISMGSSLNMIFGIGESLHLDAISAATPLDSMKTNLDLGLTIRESLAQIPTGTLAGAGWEWSNLAFLFGGLILLATRTISWHIPVSMLLALHLTAFTFNTIDPDNFTTPMYHLLSGGTMLGVFFIATDPVTAATSPKGRIWFGAGIGVLIYIIRTWGGYPDAIAFSVLLMNMFAPMIDHFTEPTIYGEEKNPEDDG; via the coding sequence ATGGTGCAGACAATGGCCAGAGTTAACAACACCACATCACGCGAGATGGGGACAGTGATTTTTGCCCTTATTCCGGGAATATTTGCCCTCTACTGGATATTTGGCCCGGGAGTTCTGATTCACTCAGCAATTACTGTTATAACTGCCATCATCGCCGAATCACTGATCCTGCTGACAAGAGGACGCTCGCCAATGAGTGGGGTCAGTGATCTTAGCGCCATCCTCACGGCACTGTTGCTTGCCGCTGCCCTACCCCCTCTTCTCCCTTGGTGGATGGCCGTGCTCGGAACCCTGTTCGCAATCATCCTTGCCAAACAGCTATATGGTGGACTTGGACAAAACCCATTCAATCCTGCAATGGTTGGTTATGTGATTTTGCTTATATCCTTCCCTGTAGAGATGACTAGCTGGCTTCCTCCTGCGGGGCTCGATGGGGCAACAATAAGTATGGGTTCATCCCTGAACATGATTTTTGGTATAGGTGAATCACTCCATCTGGATGCTATCAGTGCGGCAACCCCTCTTGATTCAATGAAGACAAATCTTGATCTGGGATTAACTATTCGTGAAAGCCTGGCACAAATCCCCACTGGCACTCTGGCCGGTGCAGGGTGGGAGTGGAGTAATCTTGCATTTCTATTTGGTGGATTGATTCTGTTGGCCACCAGAACCATCTCATGGCATATTCCAGTAAGCATGCTACTGGCACTACACCTGACCGCATTCACCTTCAACACCATTGACCCGGACAACTTCACAACCCCCATGTATCACCTGTTAAGTGGTGGCACCATGCTGGGAGTATTCTTTATTGCAACCGATCCGGTAACTGCAGCCACCTCACCAAAAGGGAGAATCTGGTTTGGCGCAGGCATTGGGGTACTGATTTATATCATCCGCACCTGGGGAGGTTATCCAGATGCCATCGCCTTCAGTGTGCTATTAATGAACATGTTCGCCCCGATGATTGACCACTTTACAGAACCAACAATCTACGGTGAAGAGAAAAATCCGGAGGATGATGGGTAA
- a CDS encoding DUF1841 family protein: MFTQNREEIRRFYLQAWQKRLQKLPLEPLEVQLVDIIQAHPEYHKLLESGDDGVEKEWTPEMGESNPFLHMGMHMAIREQLSTDRPPGIRQATKKLLKQIGDGHETEHQMMECLGETLWRGQRDGNPPDEQSYLRCVEKLHH, encoded by the coding sequence ATCTTTACCCAAAACCGTGAAGAGATCCGACGTTTTTACCTGCAGGCATGGCAGAAGAGACTACAAAAGCTGCCTCTGGAGCCTCTGGAGGTACAGCTTGTAGATATCATCCAGGCACACCCGGAATACCATAAACTGCTGGAGAGTGGAGATGATGGGGTTGAGAAAGAGTGGACCCCGGAGATGGGAGAGAGTAATCCGTTTCTCCATATGGGTATGCATATGGCAATTCGTGAGCAACTCTCGACTGACCGCCCCCCAGGCATCCGTCAAGCCACAAAAAAACTACTCAAACAGATTGGAGATGGTCACGAGACCGAACACCAGATGATGGAGTGTCTTGGCGAGACCCTGTGGCGTGGACAGCGAGATGGCAACCCCCCTGATGAGCAGTCATACCTGCGCTGTGTTGAAAAACTACACCACTGA
- the secD gene encoding protein translocase subunit SecD: MNQYPLWKSLLIALVVLIAAIYALPNLYGEDPAVQISLAERGEMTPATQSRVKSILEQRDIPFKSVEHEGGKLLARFNRTEDQLKGMDWIRQELGDQYVTALNLAQTTPEWLRGLGGEPMYLGLDLRGGVHFLMEVDMDEAITKAEQRYVSDLRVILRKEKIRYKSIGRGSEGGVILRFANSGAREVAGKRIKQEYPRLLREERDNDGLQVLVLTIGKQEIEETRKFALQQNITTLRNRVNELGVAEPVIQQQGKNRIVVQLPGVQDTARAKEILGATATLEFRLVAEGHDPYEAAEQGRAPAGALLYKERDGTPVLLKRRVLLTGDSVIDASSGIEQQSGSAAVFITLDGKGARRMSNGTRDNIGKRMAVVFIETKMETQLVDGERIRIRKKKQEVINVAVIRDQLGKRFQVTGLDSTEEARDLALLLRAGALAVPMEIVEERTVGPSLGQDNIDKGFLSVMIGFVLVLIFMAIYYRVFGLVANLALSFNLVFIVAVLSLIQATLTLPGIAGIVLTVGMAVDANVLIFERIREELRSGNSPQASIHAGYDKAFSTIMDANVTTLIAAIVLFAFGTGPIKGFAVTLSIGIVTSMFTAIMGTRAVINLIYGGRKVKQLSI, encoded by the coding sequence ATCAACCAATACCCACTCTGGAAAAGTCTGCTGATCGCCCTTGTGGTTCTGATTGCAGCAATTTATGCACTTCCCAACCTTTATGGAGAGGATCCTGCAGTTCAAATCTCACTTGCAGAAAGGGGAGAGATGACTCCAGCCACTCAATCCAGAGTGAAGTCCATATTGGAGCAGCGAGACATTCCGTTTAAATCAGTAGAGCATGAGGGGGGAAAGCTGCTGGCCAGATTCAACCGTACAGAGGATCAGCTTAAGGGGATGGACTGGATTCGTCAGGAGCTTGGTGACCAGTATGTTACAGCTCTGAATCTTGCCCAGACTACGCCAGAGTGGTTGCGAGGCCTTGGGGGAGAGCCAATGTATCTTGGCTTGGATCTGCGAGGTGGTGTTCACTTCCTGATGGAGGTGGATATGGATGAGGCTATCACCAAGGCTGAGCAGCGTTATGTAAGTGATTTGCGTGTCATCTTGCGCAAGGAGAAGATTCGCTACAAGAGTATTGGTCGTGGCAGTGAAGGCGGCGTTATTCTGCGCTTTGCCAATAGCGGTGCCCGTGAGGTTGCTGGCAAACGTATCAAACAGGAGTATCCGCGTCTGTTGCGTGAGGAGCGTGATAATGACGGTTTGCAGGTGCTGGTTTTAACTATAGGCAAGCAGGAGATTGAGGAGACTCGCAAGTTTGCGCTACAACAGAATATTACAACCCTGAGAAACAGAGTTAATGAACTTGGTGTAGCAGAGCCGGTAATTCAGCAACAGGGAAAAAATCGTATTGTTGTACAACTGCCTGGGGTGCAGGATACAGCGCGAGCAAAAGAGATTCTTGGAGCAACCGCAACCCTGGAGTTCCGTCTGGTGGCGGAGGGGCATGACCCCTATGAGGCTGCTGAACAGGGTCGAGCGCCAGCCGGTGCACTGTTGTACAAGGAGCGTGATGGAACCCCGGTTCTATTGAAGCGTCGCGTACTGTTGACTGGTGACTCTGTAATTGATGCATCCTCAGGCATTGAGCAGCAGTCAGGAAGTGCAGCAGTATTTATTACCCTGGATGGCAAGGGCGCCAGACGCATGTCCAATGGTACGCGAGACAATATTGGCAAGCGCATGGCGGTTGTCTTCATCGAAACCAAAATGGAGACACAGCTGGTAGATGGTGAACGGATACGGATTCGCAAGAAGAAGCAGGAGGTGATCAATGTGGCGGTTATTCGTGATCAACTTGGCAAGCGTTTCCAGGTGACCGGGCTGGATAGTACCGAAGAGGCGCGGGATCTTGCGCTACTGTTGCGTGCGGGTGCTCTGGCTGTACCCATGGAGATTGTTGAAGAGCGTACTGTTGGCCCAAGTCTTGGGCAGGATAATATCGACAAGGGTTTCCTCTCGGTAATGATTGGTTTTGTCCTGGTTCTGATATTTATGGCGATCTACTACAGGGTATTCGGATTGGTTGCCAACCTTGCGCTATCATTTAATCTTGTATTTATTGTGGCGGTGCTATCGCTAATTCAGGCAACACTTACACTGCCGGGTATTGCCGGTATTGTGTTGACAGTTGGTATGGCGGTGGATGCAAATGTACTCATCTTCGAACGTATTCGTGAAGAGCTGCGTTCCGGGAATTCCCCACAGGCAAGTATTCATGCCGGCTATGACAAGGCCTTCTCTACCATTATGGATGCCAACGTAACAACCCTGATTGCAGCAATTGTCCTCTTTGCATTCGGTACTGGCCCTATCAAGGGGTTTGCGGTGACCCTCTCTATCGGTATTGTCACCTCAATGTTTACTGCAATTATGGGGACACGTGCAGTCATTAACCTGATCTACGGTGGTCGTAAGGTCAAACAGCTGTCGATTTGA
- the nth gene encoding endonuclease III — protein MNRDIREKIFHRLSVAIPNPTTELNYSSTFELLVSVMLSAQATDVSVNKATAKLFMVANTPEAIINLGESGLKRYIRTIGLFNSKAKHLLQTAKIVHNRYNDEVPDQRDALESLPGVGRKTANVILNTAFGHPVIAVDTHIFRVSNRTKIAKGKNVLEVEKGLIKFVPAQYKKDAHHLLILHGRYTCVARTPKCSECCILDLCEYREKTIKPPSH, from the coding sequence GTGAACAGAGATATAAGAGAGAAGATTTTCCATCGTCTCTCCGTAGCCATTCCCAACCCCACCACTGAACTAAACTACAGCTCCACATTTGAGCTACTGGTCTCTGTTATGCTCTCTGCCCAGGCTACAGATGTGAGTGTCAACAAGGCAACGGCAAAACTCTTTATGGTTGCCAACACCCCAGAGGCAATAATCAATCTTGGAGAGTCTGGGCTCAAACGCTACATCAGGACTATTGGACTATTCAACAGCAAGGCCAAACATCTTCTGCAGACCGCCAAAATAGTTCATAACCGGTACAACGATGAGGTACCAGACCAACGTGACGCGCTGGAGTCTCTACCAGGTGTGGGTCGCAAGACGGCAAATGTAATCCTCAATACCGCCTTTGGGCACCCTGTCATAGCAGTTGATACCCACATCTTTCGAGTATCAAACCGTACTAAAATCGCTAAAGGGAAAAATGTTCTGGAGGTAGAGAAAGGGCTAATAAAGTTTGTTCCTGCACAGTACAAGAAGGATGCTCACCATCTCCTTATACTACACGGAAGATATACTTGTGTTGCCCGTACCCCAAAATGTTCGGAGTGCTGTATTCTTGACCTTTGCGAATACAGAGAGAAGACCATCAAACCCCCATCCCATTAA
- the rsxA gene encoding electron transport complex subunit RsxA, with protein MTEIALILVSTILVNNFVLVKFLGLCPFMGVSKKLETAIGMGLATTFVLTLSAALSYLVNEYLLIPLGLEYLRTIAFILVIAAIVNFTEMFVHKTSPMLYQVLGIFLPLITTNCAVLGVALLNTREQHSFIESAAFGFGAAIGFSLVLVAFAAIRERISGADVPEPFRGASIALITAGLLSIAFMGFTGLVHV; from the coding sequence TCAGCACAATTCTGGTCAACAACTTTGTCCTGGTAAAGTTTCTTGGCCTCTGCCCTTTTATGGGGGTCTCCAAAAAACTGGAAACGGCTATTGGCATGGGGCTTGCCACCACCTTTGTGCTGACCCTCTCTGCCGCATTAAGTTATCTGGTTAATGAATATCTGCTTATTCCTCTCGGACTTGAGTATCTGAGAACCATCGCATTTATCCTGGTGATTGCTGCTATCGTCAACTTCACCGAGATGTTTGTGCATAAAACCAGCCCTATGCTCTACCAGGTGCTGGGAATTTTTCTACCACTCATAACCACAAACTGTGCCGTATTGGGTGTTGCTCTACTCAATACCCGGGAGCAACACAGCTTTATTGAGTCTGCTGCTTTTGGTTTTGGTGCCGCCATTGGCTTTTCTCTGGTACTGGTTGCATTTGCTGCAATCCGTGAAAGGATATCTGGGGCCGATGTGCCAGAACCATTTCGTGGCGCATCCATCGCCCTTATAACTGCTGGTCTTCTCTCTATTGCGTTTATGGGCTTTACCGGATTGGTTCATGTCTAA
- the rsxG gene encoding electron transport complex subunit RsxG — protein sequence MDSKSKEILKVALRGAGVLAIFAFLGTALVAITYEETKEQIAENERLAVLRLLTQLVPESRYDNNLLEDKITVPADELLGTSQSTPAYLAKSSGVIHTVLLTPTSDEGYNGKINLLVAINSDGSLAGVRVVGHSETPGLGDLIDIKKSDWILSFNGYSLKNLTKKQWNVKKDGGIFDQFTGATITPRAIVKAVHRSLRYFREHKSVLLDRGVDDHAN from the coding sequence ATGGATAGCAAGAGCAAGGAGATTCTAAAGGTTGCCCTGCGTGGAGCTGGAGTTCTTGCGATCTTTGCATTTCTGGGCACAGCTCTGGTTGCTATAACCTATGAAGAGACCAAAGAACAGATTGCAGAAAACGAGCGCCTTGCTGTACTCAGGTTGCTTACTCAACTGGTTCCAGAGTCCAGATATGACAACAACCTGCTGGAAGATAAGATAACAGTTCCAGCTGACGAACTACTGGGGACCTCACAATCCACTCCGGCATACCTGGCCAAAAGCAGCGGGGTTATCCACACAGTACTTCTAACCCCAACCAGCGATGAAGGATATAACGGAAAGATCAATCTGCTGGTTGCAATCAATAGTGATGGATCTCTTGCCGGAGTACGGGTAGTTGGACACTCAGAGACCCCGGGGCTGGGAGACCTGATTGACATCAAGAAATCTGACTGGATCCTCTCCTTCAATGGATATTCACTTAAAAACCTCACAAAAAAACAGTGGAATGTCAAAAAGGATGGCGGTATTTTTGACCAGTTTACCGGCGCAACCATAACCCCTCGCGCAATCGTCAAGGCCGTACACAGAAGTCTACGATATTTCAGGGAACATAAATCAGTACTATTGGATAGAGGCGTAGATGATCATGCAAACTGA
- the rsxC gene encoding electron transport complex subunit RsxC, with translation MITPLYKYHGGIHPAEEKSLTRSEPVLPVPDPAEVVISLNQGIGAVNRPLVAVGDHIKKGQRISECFHPLSAPVHAPCKGIVTAIEMRPFTHPSGMDNLAIVIKSEPDNDTDSVAAEPIDLQQILNDLPAEDIVTRIRMAGVIGLGGAGFPTSTKIRTGTQARIKTLIINGMECEPYITCDDRLMQESADEIIRGIEVIDHLLKPEEIMVGIEDNKPEAIMEMQKAAATSSSSIDIVTIPTLYPSGGEKQLIKILTGQEVPSSGYAHDISVLSQNVATAQAIYHAILEKPLTHRLVTVTGDGVTRPGNYRVAIGTPIKTLLDNCLISDEPVEITVGGPMMGFKLQSPESSIIKTVNCLIVQKISSLPPRPEIRNCIRCGACSDSCPASLLPQQLYWASQSRDFEKTGELHIFDCIECGCCDYVCPSNIPLVDYYRHAKGVLRSQQREKAKSEEARKRHEFRDDRLLREKEEKAKKLAKKRAALKAKKSRGSEQESDDNSKKEAIRAAIERTKAKKLANSNSENSQPTDKKDGADNGQS, from the coding sequence ATGATCACTCCTCTGTACAAATATCATGGCGGCATCCACCCTGCAGAAGAGAAATCGCTAACACGTAGTGAACCGGTACTACCTGTACCAGATCCGGCAGAAGTGGTCATCTCTCTCAACCAGGGGATTGGTGCTGTAAATAGACCTCTGGTCGCAGTAGGAGATCACATAAAAAAAGGGCAACGCATCAGTGAATGCTTTCATCCACTAAGTGCCCCTGTACATGCCCCATGCAAAGGCATAGTGACAGCCATCGAGATGCGTCCATTCACCCACCCTTCAGGCATGGACAATCTGGCAATAGTAATAAAGAGCGAACCTGACAACGACACAGATTCTGTTGCCGCTGAGCCGATAGATCTGCAACAGATACTTAATGATCTACCCGCAGAAGATATTGTTACGCGCATCCGGATGGCTGGAGTTATTGGGCTTGGCGGGGCTGGATTTCCAACCTCCACAAAAATACGTACCGGTACTCAAGCCAGGATCAAGACATTAATCATCAACGGCATGGAGTGCGAGCCGTATATCACCTGTGATGATCGCCTTATGCAGGAGAGTGCCGATGAGATTATTCGTGGCATTGAGGTGATTGACCATCTATTAAAACCAGAAGAGATTATGGTTGGTATAGAAGACAACAAACCGGAAGCGATAATGGAGATGCAAAAGGCAGCTGCCACATCATCATCCTCTATAGACATCGTAACCATACCTACACTCTACCCTTCCGGTGGCGAAAAGCAGCTAATTAAAATTCTGACTGGCCAGGAGGTTCCAAGTAGTGGATACGCCCATGATATCTCCGTTCTCAGCCAGAATGTTGCAACAGCACAGGCAATTTACCATGCCATTCTGGAGAAACCACTCACCCATCGCCTGGTAACTGTGACCGGTGACGGCGTCACCAGGCCGGGAAATTACAGGGTCGCCATTGGTACCCCCATCAAAACCCTGCTTGATAACTGCTTGATTAGCGATGAGCCAGTGGAGATAACAGTTGGTGGGCCAATGATGGGGTTTAAACTCCAGTCTCCAGAGAGTTCAATAATCAAGACTGTAAACTGCCTGATTGTACAAAAAATCTCTTCGTTGCCCCCCCGTCCAGAAATACGCAACTGTATTCGCTGTGGTGCCTGCAGTGATTCCTGCCCAGCCTCTCTCCTCCCTCAACAACTATATTGGGCCTCACAGTCACGTGATTTTGAGAAGACGGGAGAGCTACACATTTTTGACTGCATCGAATGTGGATGCTGCGACTACGTATGCCCAAGTAATATTCCCCTGGTCGACTACTACCGCCATGCCAAAGGGGTACTGCGAAGCCAACAGAGAGAGAAGGCAAAATCCGAGGAGGCTCGCAAACGACACGAATTCCGTGATGACCGTCTACTCAGGGAAAAAGAGGAGAAGGCTAAAAAACTGGCTAAAAAACGGGCTGCACTAAAAGCAAAGAAGAGCAGAGGAAGTGAGCAAGAGAGTGATGACAACAGTAAAAAAGAGGCTATCCGTGCCGCTATAGAGAGGACGAAAGCCAAGAAGTTGGCGAACAGCAACTCGGAAAACAGTCAGCCGACAGATAAAAAGGATGGTGCAGACAATGGCCAGAGTTAA
- the rsxB gene encoding electron transport complex subunit RsxB has protein sequence MLSAILAITVLASAFGALLGFASIRYRIEGDPIVEKIDQLLPQTQCGQCGYPGCKPYAEAIAKNGAEINLCPPGGESVMVALADLLDREPVALEQEERLPSIALIDENTCIGCTLCIQACPVDAILGAAKNMHTVITSECTGCELCLPPCPVDCITMEPIPEEINDWIWPAPSREAA, from the coding sequence ATGCTAAGTGCTATTCTGGCAATCACTGTACTGGCATCTGCATTTGGTGCCCTGCTGGGCTTTGCCTCTATCCGTTACCGGATTGAGGGAGATCCAATTGTTGAAAAAATTGATCAGCTACTTCCCCAGACTCAGTGTGGACAATGCGGTTATCCAGGGTGCAAACCATACGCAGAGGCTATCGCCAAAAATGGGGCAGAGATCAATCTCTGTCCACCTGGCGGAGAGAGTGTAATGGTTGCACTGGCTGATCTGTTGGACCGTGAACCAGTTGCCCTGGAACAGGAAGAGCGGCTACCCAGTATTGCTCTGATTGATGAAAATACATGTATCGGCTGCACCCTATGCATACAGGCCTGTCCTGTTGATGCCATCCTCGGTGCCGCCAAAAATATGCACACTGTAATCACCTCTGAGTGCACAGGGTGTGAGCTTTGTCTCCCCCCTTGCCCAGTAGACTGCATTACCATGGAGCCAATCCCTGAAGAGATCAATGACTGGATCTGGCCAGCGCCATCGAGAGAGGCCGCATGA
- the secF gene encoding protein translocase subunit SecF, whose protein sequence is MQILKEGLNLDFMGKRKIATIFSLVLVMISSVSLFTLKLNPGIDFTGGTLIEVGYSQPAELSHIRAALDDSGFGGAIVQHFGTSQDVLIRLAPKEGVNSADLSSQVLATLKSTGDVEMRRVEFVGPQVGEELTEDGGLAVLFSLFAILIYVALRFEYRFSIGSVVALIHDVLLTLGVFSLLQIEFDLSVLAAILAVIGYSLNDTIVVFDRIRENFRKMRKGTSTDIINQSLNQTLSRTLMTSVTTLIVLLALFFLGGEVIHGFALALIVGVLVGTYSSIYVASNTILALGISKEDLMPPQKEGAEQPDSVV, encoded by the coding sequence ATGCAGATTCTAAAAGAGGGACTTAATCTGGACTTTATGGGGAAGCGCAAGATTGCGACAATCTTCTCCCTGGTTCTGGTCATGATTTCATCGGTTTCGCTTTTCACCCTGAAGCTTAACCCAGGCATTGATTTTACTGGTGGAACACTTATTGAGGTTGGGTATTCACAGCCTGCCGAGCTCAGCCATATTCGTGCAGCACTTGATGACTCAGGTTTTGGTGGCGCAATTGTCCAGCATTTTGGTACATCGCAGGATGTATTGATCCGCCTGGCACCAAAAGAGGGAGTTAATTCTGCCGATCTCAGTAGTCAGGTATTGGCTACATTGAAGAGTACTGGTGATGTGGAGATGCGTCGAGTCGAGTTTGTGGGGCCACAGGTGGGTGAGGAGCTTACTGAGGATGGTGGTCTTGCAGTGCTTTTCTCTCTGTTTGCAATCCTGATCTATGTGGCACTCCGTTTTGAGTACCGCTTTTCGATTGGATCGGTGGTGGCGTTGATTCATGATGTATTATTGACACTTGGTGTTTTCTCTCTGTTGCAGATTGAGTTTGATCTCTCTGTTCTTGCAGCTATTCTGGCGGTTATCGGTTACTCACTAAACGATACTATTGTGGTTTTTGACCGTATACGTGAGAACTTCAGAAAAATGCGCAAGGGGACATCTACCGATATCATTAATCAATCTCTTAACCAGACCCTGTCACGTACCTTGATGACATCTGTTACAACCTTGATTGTGCTACTGGCTCTGTTTTTTCTCGGCGGAGAGGTAATTCACGGTTTTGCTCTGGCACTTATTGTAGGTGTACTGGTTGGAACATACTCGTCCATCTATGTGGCCAGTAACACCATTCTGGCGCTTGGAATCAGTAAGGAGGATCTTATGCCTCCTCAGAAAGAGGGTGCAGAACAGCCTGATTCAGTGGTGTAG
- the yajC gene encoding preprotein translocase subunit YajC, which produces MSFLISDAVAAGAAAEQAPAWTGILPMVILFVIFYFLLIRPQQKKAKEHRNMVNELSKGDEAVTTGGILGKIRRVGENFVDLEVADGVTLTIQKPQISQLMPKGTLKSNK; this is translated from the coding sequence ATGAGTTTTTTGATTTCTGATGCTGTGGCCGCTGGTGCGGCTGCAGAGCAGGCGCCGGCATGGACCGGGATTCTGCCTATGGTGATTCTTTTTGTGATCTTCTATTTTCTGCTGATTCGTCCTCAGCAGAAGAAGGCTAAAGAGCACCGCAATATGGTGAACGAGCTCTCCAAGGGGGATGAGGCAGTAACAACAGGGGGGATACTCGGCAAGATTCGCAGGGTTGGAGAGAACTTCGTTGATCTTGAGGTGGCCGATGGAGTAACTCTTACTATCCAGAAACCTCAGATTTCACAGTTGATGCCGAAGGGAACCTTGAAGTCCAATAAATAG
- a CDS encoding electron transport complex subunit E, giving the protein MQTEGSYRKIISDGLWGNNAGLVQLLGLCPLLAVTTTTINGLGLGLATTLTLIISNLMVSSIRNIITKEIRIPVFVLIIACTVTGIELAMNAWFHELFLVLGIFIPLIVTNCAIIGRAESFAARNSLLPSLVDAISMGVGFTLILMLLGGMREVFGFGTLFIQSDLMFGQGAEWMTITLVENYRGFLLAILPPGAFIGLGLIIAAKNRIDQRVIKARGERETATIPQTV; this is encoded by the coding sequence ATGCAAACTGAGGGAAGTTACAGAAAAATCATCAGTGATGGCCTCTGGGGGAACAATGCGGGACTGGTTCAACTTCTTGGGCTCTGCCCTCTTCTGGCAGTCACAACAACAACTATCAATGGTCTGGGGTTGGGGCTGGCAACCACGCTCACCCTGATCATCTCCAATCTGATGGTCTCATCCATTCGCAACATCATAACCAAAGAGATTCGCATCCCCGTATTTGTACTAATCATCGCCTGCACCGTAACCGGTATTGAGCTTGCCATGAACGCATGGTTTCATGAGCTGTTTCTGGTGCTGGGAATCTTCATTCCATTGATTGTCACTAACTGTGCAATTATTGGTCGTGCAGAGTCATTCGCTGCCCGCAACTCCCTGCTGCCATCGCTTGTTGATGCCATCAGCATGGGAGTTGGATTCACCCTTATTCTTATGTTGCTTGGTGGTATGCGTGAGGTTTTCGGCTTTGGCACCCTCTTTATCCAATCCGATCTAATGTTCGGTCAGGGAGCAGAGTGGATGACCATAACTCTGGTAGAGAATTACCGCGGCTTCCTGCTTGCCATTCTCCCCCCGGGTGCATTTATAGGTCTGGGATTAATCATTGCGGCCAAAAACAGAATCGATCAACGTGTCATAAAAGCTCGAGGGGAGAGAGAAACCGCCACTATTCCCCAAACCGTCTGA